In Priestia filamentosa, the DNA window TCTCCCCATAATAAAACTATATGTGGAGGTAACCCTAGTAGCTCAATCCAATACTTTGAGGATAAAATCCCCAATCTTCGTCCCTCACTATCTATATCAATACCTTCCATGAAGTACATATTAATTGAGTTGTTGAAATAGGAATAGTGAACTTCTCCTCCATTCTGTTCTTTTAATAAGCTTATATAGGAAGGGGGAAGTTGCACTTTTAATTGGTTTTCCGCCTCTTGAATAACCCTTTCCTTTAAAGGTTCGTAGGACCAGGCACTATTCTTCTTCCAGAAATCCCTTCCCGTATAATAACTTGCCTTCACCTGTAATCCTCCTCTATGTTTTGTTCCCTTTTTACTTTTATATAAAATTAGGACCCTACTTAGATCTTAAGTAAGGACCTTGTTTTTAATACCTAATCATTTTTAAAAGTGATTTCTTCAATACTAACCTTAGTAGGTCCTCCTGGGGTCAGTAGGACAACCTTTTCCCTTAAAGATCGTAGGAGTAACTGACTACCAACAGGGGATAAAAACGAAATATAACCCTCATCTGGATTAACTTGATTAGGAAAACAAATTGTAAATTGTTCTGTTTCCTGCTCTTCTTCGTACAAAAGGGTAACCTGACTTCCAATAAAAACCTGAGGTATCGAAGGAGGGAGGTCGGATTCCTGATCAAAAATCCCCAAAAGATCCTGTACACTAGACGCATACCGATTAAAAAACTGAGTGTATTCATTTATATCAGATGCGAAATAGGAGTCTACAAAACTTGCATAATTTTCTTCTAGATAAACTAACTGTTTCACAAAATTTTCCCTCAGGGAATGACAAACGTTATGGTTCATAGTAGATAACCCCCTTAGCATGACTTAAACCTTTGCAAATTTTCATTTCAAATTTCATAAAAAAACCTCCTAAATAAAAAATGAAGATTACCTAGGTAATCTTCATCACATCATAGCATATGGGGGTAGAAGTTACTATACTTCAGCTCATTAGTCCAATTTTGGTTATATAGCCCATCCATCATATCAATTCTTATACATATTTCTTAGTATCAAAAACAGATCTCTGGGGGCATCTGTTTTTTAATAGCGATAATTGATTTTACGCACACTATATCTGTATATTATATACATTTTTATTTTTTAATC includes these proteins:
- a CDS encoding SMI1/KNR4 family protein, producing MKASYYTGRDFWKKNSAWSYEPLKERVIQEAENQLKVQLPPSYISLLKEQNGGEVHYSYFNNSINMYFMEGIDIDSEGRRLGILSSKYWIELLGLPPHIVLLWGDFHHYIALNYKNGSTNPSVVYLWERHMENRRWGTLQLAPDFDEFLSKLHRGRKEGKPFNTTCSF
- a CDS encoding GreA/GreB family elongation factor, with protein sequence MNHNVCHSLRENFVKQLVYLEENYASFVDSYFASDINEYTQFFNRYASSVQDLLGIFDQESDLPPSIPQVFIGSQVTLLYEEEQETEQFTICFPNQVNPDEGYISFLSPVGSQLLLRSLREKVVLLTPGGPTKVSIEEITFKND